The following proteins are co-located in the Nocardia bhagyanarayanae genome:
- a CDS encoding AAA family ATPase produces the protein MRLHRLEMTAFGPFADTTVVDFDALGADGLFLLHGQTGAGKTTVLDAIAFALYGRVPGARGESKRLHSDHAPEQTPPQVVLEATLGGRRLRLTRIPEFERPKLRGTGMRTDPPKATLTWLDGRGENLSRIPDIGDEIIRLLGMSADQFFQVVLLPQGDFARFLRADNEDREKLLEKLFDTERFGTAEQWLADKRRASAAELESRRQGIERLIAQIRGAAGLSVTESVGALEAVGWSQDLLATARTDLAEATAEAERCQQDFAQLREFADEQRRLAELRRRMEAARTQLDEYAASAEHRAALRAELEAARRAQPVAEAIDEARAAVMTSRRRDNESRAAAARLAAALLDPAAADLGGVELVDSENTDADSEGSEVGSTIRPDADLDAVVRRWSAQVGALDEVRADASAADRLRRDIEDLRTESAALTKRISELTSRRERLPATIAAAEARVREAAEAAATLPSLTAECERLQAAATAAVELAGRRTDLDRARIEFETARTAHNDAKERVLDLRERRLAGMAAELAGQLVDGEPCAVCGAPDHPAPARPAPSAVSKEAEDAAVAAERTAEENRDRVHARITRLEREIEALAARGGDTDRVELAAALRSATHRYEDAAELAALVDGSTAELARLRTEETRLHDDLRAAEAGASTVTARIAASVTRLDELTERLRAAAGADETIDRRRARLNGLVTDATALRAARTAAASAREQVTTVADRVVSLAHAAGFVLDGWDRHAGPAGTNRDDAAGDAAASDDAVRDGASRDGAAPADAARDGAARDDAPRDDVALLTAYARVVTAASRTPQRQQEIDAELVAAEHARAHAEKVLAEPEIHAAATAELGDFAELERGLADAQTRLNAAVAAQAEAGRRVQLLEELGGQLWTEVDRIAPLQRTHEELAGLAEVVAGRGENNRRMSLRSYVLAARLEEVALAGSVRLRRMSGGRYEFVHSDKAGPRGRRGGLGLDIRDDYTGAVRPAKTLSGGETFMASLSLALGLADTVAAESGGLVLDTLFIDEGFGGLDADTLDAVMGVLDELRAGGRVVGLVSHVDEMRQRIPSRLHVIRGRTGSHLQTTVA, from the coding sequence ATGAGACTGCATCGGTTGGAGATGACCGCGTTCGGCCCGTTCGCCGACACCACGGTCGTCGACTTCGACGCGCTCGGCGCGGACGGGCTCTTCCTCCTGCACGGGCAGACCGGTGCGGGCAAGACGACCGTGCTGGACGCGATCGCCTTCGCCCTCTACGGCCGGGTGCCCGGCGCGCGCGGTGAGAGCAAGCGCCTGCATTCCGATCACGCGCCGGAACAGACACCGCCGCAGGTCGTGCTCGAGGCGACTCTGGGCGGACGACGTCTGCGGCTCACCAGGATTCCCGAGTTCGAGCGACCCAAGCTGCGCGGCACCGGTATGCGCACCGATCCGCCCAAGGCCACGCTGACGTGGTTGGACGGGCGCGGCGAGAATCTCTCGCGCATCCCCGACATCGGCGACGAGATCATCCGCCTGCTCGGCATGAGCGCCGACCAGTTCTTCCAGGTGGTATTGCTGCCCCAGGGCGACTTCGCGCGTTTCCTGCGCGCCGACAACGAGGATCGCGAGAAGCTGCTCGAAAAGCTCTTCGACACCGAGCGTTTCGGCACCGCCGAACAGTGGCTCGCCGACAAGCGGCGCGCCTCCGCGGCCGAACTGGAGTCCCGTCGGCAGGGCATAGAACGGCTGATCGCGCAGATCCGAGGTGCGGCGGGCCTGAGCGTGACGGAGTCGGTCGGCGCGTTGGAAGCCGTGGGGTGGTCGCAGGATCTGCTCGCGACGGCACGCACCGACCTGGCAGAGGCGACCGCGGAAGCCGAACGCTGCCAGCAGGATTTCGCCCAGTTGCGCGAGTTCGCCGACGAGCAGCGACGGCTCGCGGAGTTGCGGCGCCGGATGGAGGCCGCGCGCACTCAGCTCGACGAGTACGCGGCGAGCGCCGAGCACCGTGCCGCGCTGCGTGCGGAACTCGAAGCCGCCCGTCGCGCCCAACCGGTCGCGGAGGCGATCGACGAGGCGCGCGCAGCCGTCATGACCTCGCGTCGTCGTGACAACGAATCGCGCGCCGCCGCAGCGCGATTGGCTGCGGCGCTGCTCGATCCCGCCGCGGCAGATCTCGGTGGTGTCGAGCTGGTCGACTCGGAGAATACCGACGCGGATTCGGAGGGTTCCGAGGTCGGATCGACGATTCGACCGGACGCGGATCTGGACGCCGTTGTTCGTCGCTGGAGCGCCCAGGTCGGCGCGCTCGACGAGGTGCGTGCCGACGCGTCGGCCGCCGACCGGCTGCGGCGGGACATCGAGGATCTGCGCACCGAATCCGCCGCCCTGACCAAGCGGATATCCGAGCTGACCAGTCGTCGCGAGCGCCTGCCCGCGACGATCGCCGCGGCCGAGGCCCGGGTCCGCGAGGCGGCCGAGGCTGCAGCCACCCTTCCATCACTGACCGCCGAATGCGAACGCCTCCAGGCCGCCGCCACGGCCGCCGTCGAATTAGCGGGTCGTAGAACGGATCTGGATCGCGCGCGGATCGAGTTCGAGACCGCGCGCACCGCGCACAACGACGCGAAGGAGCGTGTGCTCGACCTGCGCGAGCGCCGCTTGGCGGGCATGGCCGCCGAATTGGCGGGTCAGCTGGTCGACGGGGAACCGTGCGCGGTGTGCGGTGCGCCGGACCATCCGGCCCCGGCCCGGCCCGCGCCGAGCGCGGTCTCCAAGGAAGCGGAGGACGCGGCGGTGGCCGCAGAGCGCACCGCCGAGGAGAACCGCGACCGCGTCCACGCCCGAATCACCAGGCTGGAACGTGAGATCGAAGCGCTGGCGGCCCGCGGCGGCGATACCGACCGCGTGGAACTCGCCGCCGCACTGCGCTCGGCGACCCACCGCTACGAGGACGCCGCCGAACTCGCGGCGCTGGTCGACGGATCGACCGCCGAACTCGCCCGGCTGCGCACCGAGGAAACGCGCCTGCACGACGACCTGCGCGCGGCCGAGGCCGGGGCGAGCACCGTCACCGCTCGCATCGCGGCATCGGTCACCCGCCTCGACGAACTCACCGAACGCCTGCGCGCCGCCGCGGGCGCCGACGAGACCATCGACCGCCGCCGCGCCCGCCTGAACGGGCTTGTCACCGACGCTACCGCGCTGCGCGCCGCGCGCACCGCCGCGGCATCCGCCCGCGAGCAGGTCACTACAGTCGCAGATCGCGTCGTAAGCCTCGCGCACGCAGCGGGTTTCGTCCTGGATGGATGGGATCGCCATGCGGGGCCCGCCGGTACCAACCGGGACGACGCTGCCGGCGACGCTGCGGCCTCGGACGATGCCGTCCGCGATGGTGCCTCCCGGGATGGTGCGGCGCCCGCCGATGCCGCCCGCGACGGTGCGGCCCGTGACGACGCCCCTCGCGACGACGTCGCGCTGCTCACCGCGTACGCGCGCGTCGTCACCGCCGCCTCGCGAACTCCCCAGCGGCAGCAGGAGATCGACGCGGAACTCGTGGCCGCCGAGCACGCTCGCGCGCACGCCGAGAAGGTGCTCGCCGAACCCGAGATCCACGCGGCGGCCACCGCCGAACTCGGCGACTTCGCCGAGCTGGAGCGCGGGCTCGCCGACGCGCAGACCAGGCTGAACGCGGCCGTCGCCGCGCAGGCAGAGGCGGGACGGCGGGTGCAGCTGCTGGAAGAACTCGGCGGCCAGTTGTGGACCGAGGTGGACCGGATCGCGCCCCTCCAGCGCACCCACGAAGAGCTGGCCGGGCTCGCGGAAGTGGTGGCGGGCCGCGGCGAGAACAACCGGCGCATGTCGCTGCGCTCCTACGTGCTCGCCGCCCGCCTCGAGGAAGTGGCGCTCGCGGGTTCGGTGCGGCTGCGCCGAATGTCCGGTGGCCGTTACGAATTCGTGCACTCCGACAAGGCGGGTCCGCGCGGCAGGCGCGGTGGTCTGGGCCTCGACATCCGCGACGACTACACCGGCGCCGTGCGCCCCGCCAAAACCCTCTCCGGCGGCGAGACATTCATGGCGTCCCTCTCGCTGGCCCTCGGCCTGGCCGACACCGTCGCCGCCGAATCCGGCGGCCTCGTCCTGGACACCCTCTTCATCGACGAAGGTTTCGGCGGCCTGGACGCCGACACCCTCGACGCCGTCATGGGCGTCCTCGACGAACTCCGCGCGGGCGGCCGCGTCGTCGGCCTGGTCAGCCACGTCGACGAAATGCGCCAACGCATCCCCAGCCGCCTCCACGTAATCCGCGGCCGCACCGGCTCCCACCTCCAAACCACCGTCGCCTGA
- a CDS encoding DUF2191 domain-containing protein has translation MTKRLIDIDDELLDAAQRELGTSGVSDTVRAALRAAAAAAARARQVEWLTEGGMADMADSEQRARVWR, from the coding sequence ATGACCAAGCGGCTGATCGACATCGACGATGAACTACTCGACGCGGCCCAGCGCGAACTGGGTACGAGTGGGGTGTCGGATACGGTGCGGGCCGCGTTGCGGGCAGCCGCGGCTGCGGCGGCGCGAGCCCGCCAAGTGGAGTGGTTGACCGAAGGGGGGATGGCCGACATGGCGGATAGTGAGCAAAGAGCTCGCGTATGGCGCTGA
- a CDS encoding PIN domain-containing protein, with protein MALTARFLIDTSASARMHQRPVAERLAPLIEGGVVATCATLDAEALYSARDPLEYEKLRADRRAAYEYLPTDDEHWQRAFAIQRELARRGRHREVGIADLITAVLAMEHRLVLVHYDADFETVATVIDLNHRWVVSRGSI; from the coding sequence ATGGCGCTGACCGCGCGCTTTCTCATCGATACCAGCGCGAGCGCGCGCATGCACCAACGACCGGTGGCCGAACGTCTCGCACCGCTCATCGAAGGCGGTGTGGTGGCCACTTGCGCGACACTCGACGCCGAGGCCCTCTACAGCGCTCGCGACCCGCTCGAGTACGAGAAGCTGCGCGCCGACCGCCGCGCCGCCTACGAGTACTTGCCAACCGACGACGAACACTGGCAGCGCGCCTTCGCCATCCAGCGCGAGCTGGCCCGCCGGGGCAGACACCGCGAGGTCGGCATCGCGGACCTGATCACCGCGGTCCTCGCCATGGAGCACCGCCTCGTCCTCGTCCACTACGACGCCGACTTCGAAACCGTCGCCACGGTAATCGACTTGAACCACCGCTGGGTCGTATCGCGAGGCAGCATCTAG
- a CDS encoding type II toxin-antitoxin system VapC family toxin has translation MTSTPERGLVDTNVLILVDALAPAELPAELVVSAPTMAELASGPHYARDPAERARRIERLQNAEAIFEPLPFDTRAARRYGHVIAAVLAAGRNPKPRRVDLMIAAIASVHHLPLFTVNPADFEGLGGLIDVHPVTHPDDLRGSKG, from the coding sequence ATGACATCCACTCCGGAGCGCGGACTGGTCGACACCAATGTGCTCATACTCGTCGACGCCTTGGCCCCCGCTGAACTCCCCGCCGAGCTGGTAGTGAGCGCCCCGACGATGGCCGAACTCGCCTCCGGGCCGCACTATGCGCGCGATCCCGCCGAGCGGGCCCGGCGGATCGAACGACTCCAGAACGCCGAAGCCATCTTCGAGCCGCTGCCCTTCGACACCCGTGCGGCGCGGCGCTACGGCCACGTCATCGCAGCCGTCCTCGCCGCGGGACGAAACCCGAAGCCGCGCAGGGTAGACCTGATGATCGCCGCGATCGCATCGGTCCACCACCTCCCGCTCTTCACCGTCAACCCGGCCGATTTCGAGGGCCTCGGCGGCCTGATCGACGTCCACCCCGTCACGCACCCGGACGACCTTCGTGGAAGCAAAGGTTGA
- a CDS encoding type II toxin-antitoxin system Phd/YefM family antitoxin: protein MSAPAELPEPQSELPVIPQRELRNNVSGVLREVRSGHSYTITVDGTPVADLIPHRPTRRRTAVPRNEVLAAFVGLSPAAHDWAAEAAQVVDDSLFDPYDRAHRLGQFAPGETE, encoded by the coding sequence ATGTCCGCGCCCGCCGAACTGCCCGAGCCGCAGTCCGAGCTGCCCGTAATACCGCAGCGCGAGCTCCGGAACAACGTCAGCGGGGTGCTGCGGGAAGTTCGCTCCGGGCACTCCTACACCATCACGGTCGACGGCACCCCGGTCGCCGACCTCATCCCGCACCGCCCCACCCGTAGGCGGACCGCGGTGCCGCGGAACGAAGTACTCGCGGCCTTCGTCGGACTTTCTCCCGCTGCGCACGACTGGGCGGCCGAAGCGGCCCAGGTGGTGGACGACTCGCTCTTCGACCCGTACGACCGCGCCCACCGGCTCGGACAGTTCGCGCCCGGCGAGACCGAATGA
- a CDS encoding MFS transporter, translated as MAARVFDRRERLVLLLITVVELVVFLDTTVLNVALPAIGADLGLDEAGLGWVTNAYLLAFGGFMLLGGRAADLLGPRRVFTGGLIVFTAASALAGFAESAALLIAARALQGVGAAVLIPAQLALLTASFTAQAARNRAFGVWSAMGAAGAAIGTAVGGPLTDAFGWPSIFLVNIPVGLVALAGVRLLPPDTARAGEGVRRLDVPGALTGTTALLLIGYAIGALGDADTRGLAAGLLVLGLALLTVFVVVEAHSPHPLMPLRLFAIRQVSGSAVVNALVGAAHVPTFALLALYLQNTQDYSPTRSGLAVLPVAAVNILASRTLIPYLMDRLGPARVLAIGLALQAVAMGWFARLPTHADYPIDVLPGAILLGIGLPAAFVGVTAPAVTSVDSADAGIAAGIVNTAQRVGSGLGVTALLLLADLIAARTTTSPDTAYRTGLTTAFATAAALAALGVLLTVVLLRTRGAVPGGAVLGRSKRSAGSADATTAATPSTGTAGATPASGTASPAADGTTTKAPSSGAAMSDANTRSSGLAATTAATTAADDPVSTAAD; from the coding sequence ATGGCCGCGAGAGTCTTCGACCGCCGGGAACGGTTGGTCCTGTTGCTGATCACCGTCGTGGAGCTGGTGGTCTTTCTCGACACCACCGTGCTGAACGTGGCGCTGCCCGCCATCGGCGCGGACCTCGGCCTCGACGAGGCCGGGTTGGGGTGGGTCACCAACGCGTACCTGCTGGCGTTCGGCGGGTTCATGCTGCTCGGCGGGCGGGCCGCCGACCTGCTCGGACCGCGCAGGGTGTTCACGGGCGGGTTGATCGTGTTCACCGCGGCTTCCGCGTTGGCGGGCTTCGCCGAGTCCGCCGCGCTGCTGATCGCCGCGCGCGCCCTGCAAGGCGTCGGCGCCGCGGTGCTGATACCGGCCCAATTGGCCCTGCTCACCGCGAGTTTCACCGCGCAGGCGGCCAGGAACCGGGCGTTCGGGGTGTGGAGCGCGATGGGCGCGGCGGGCGCGGCGATCGGCACCGCGGTGGGCGGGCCGCTGACCGACGCCTTCGGCTGGCCGTCGATCTTCCTCGTCAACATCCCGGTCGGGCTCGTCGCACTCGCCGGGGTTCGGCTGTTGCCGCCCGACACCGCGCGCGCCGGCGAAGGGGTGCGCAGGCTCGACGTTCCCGGCGCGCTCACCGGCACGACGGCGCTGTTGCTCATCGGCTACGCGATCGGCGCGCTCGGCGACGCGGACACCCGCGGGCTCGCGGCGGGACTGCTCGTGCTCGGACTCGCGCTGCTCACCGTCTTCGTGGTGGTCGAAGCGCACAGCCCGCATCCCTTGATGCCTTTGCGGCTCTTCGCGATTCGCCAAGTGAGCGGGTCTGCGGTGGTGAACGCACTGGTCGGCGCGGCGCACGTGCCCACCTTCGCGCTGCTCGCGCTCTATCTACAGAACACCCAGGACTACAGTCCGACCCGCTCCGGTCTGGCGGTGCTCCCGGTCGCGGCGGTCAACATCCTCGCCTCCCGCACGCTCATCCCCTACCTCATGGACCGCCTCGGCCCGGCCCGGGTGCTGGCGATCGGCCTCGCCCTCCAAGCCGTCGCCATGGGCTGGTTCGCCCGGCTTCCCACGCACGCCGACTACCCGATCGACGTCCTCCCCGGCGCGATCCTCCTCGGCATCGGCCTCCCCGCCGCCTTCGTCGGCGTCACCGCGCCCGCCGTCACCTCGGTGGACAGCGCCGACGCGGGTATCGCCGCGGGCATCGTCAACACCGCCCAACGCGTCGGCTCCGGCCTCGGCGTCACCGCCCTCCTCCTGCTCGCCGACCTGATCGCCGCCCGCACCACCACCTCCCCCGACACCGCCTACCGCACCGGCCTCACCACAGCCTTCGCCACCGCCGCCGCCTTGGCCGCGCTGGGCGTGCTGCTCACGGTGGTTCTGCTGCGGACGAGGGGTGCGGTGCCGGGGGGGGCGGTGCTCGGCCGCTCGAAGAGGTCGGCCGGCTCAGCGGACGCCACTACTGCCGCCACTCCGAGCACCGGCACAGCAGGTGCGACCCCGGCCAGTGGCACGGCGAGCCCCGCAGCCGACGGCACGACGACAAAGGCTCCCAGCAGCGGCGCGGCCATGTCCGACGCGAACACTCGAAGCAGCGGCCTAGCGGCTACCACTGCGGCAACCACCGCAGCCGACGATCCGGTATCGACCGCAGCAGACTGA
- a CDS encoding methylated-DNA--[protein]-cysteine S-methyltransferase — translation MSIESTRAADFAVVDTPIGPFTAITDDEGAVLASGWTADAENLRLLIHPMLRPPVLRQQDSLGAVTEAIVAYHRGEVHAIDDVPVHQRSGEFLMHAWDVLRKVPAGDPVTYTEFAAIAGRPEATRAAANACARNAAALFVPCHRVLRIGGALGGFRWGLDAKRWLLDHEG, via the coding sequence ATGAGCATCGAATCGACCCGCGCCGCCGACTTCGCCGTCGTCGACACCCCCATCGGTCCGTTCACGGCGATCACCGACGACGAGGGCGCGGTGCTGGCCTCCGGCTGGACCGCCGACGCGGAGAACCTGCGTCTGCTGATCCACCCGATGTTGCGTCCGCCTGTTCTGCGCCAACAGGATTCGCTCGGCGCTGTCACCGAGGCCATCGTCGCCTACCACCGCGGGGAGGTACACGCCATCGACGACGTTCCGGTACACCAGCGGTCCGGGGAGTTCCTCATGCACGCCTGGGACGTGCTGCGGAAGGTGCCCGCGGGAGATCCGGTGACCTATACCGAGTTCGCCGCCATCGCCGGGCGGCCGGAGGCGACCCGCGCCGCGGCCAACGCGTGCGCGCGGAACGCGGCGGCGTTGTTCGTGCCGTGCCATCGGGTGCTGCGGATCGGGGGAGCGCTGGGCGGGTTCCGGTGGGGGTTGGACGCGAAGAGGTGGTTGCTCGATCACGAGGGGTGA
- a CDS encoding DNA-3-methyladenine glycosylase 2 family protein, with protein sequence MDCVTITALDFEQCYRAVSTRDSRFDGQFFTAVRTTGIYCRPSCPAITPKRANVSFLPTAAAAQHAGYRACRRCLPDAAPGSPLWNTRADLAARAMRLIGDGVIERGGVPALAATLGYSQRQLTRVLTTELGAGPLALARAHRAHTARLLIQTTAMPMSDIAFAAGFASIRQFNDTVREVFAVSPTTMRSEAQRARKDPAQPTPTANGTLSLRLPFREPLDRAWLEWFLSAHVAPGMESWEDRVYTRNLRTPHGHATARIGFRGDHVRAELALHDMRDLAPTVARLRHLLDLDADPVGIDEVLGATPLGAPADAFDTEDARRLATDTLPDIGSAPASDGPAARNGRGRLLFTPGIRVPGCLDGPELLLRTMIGQQISVSAAATHTARLVAALGEPVDGPVPRLFPTPAVIAERGAEVLTGPARRVRSIIGAAAALAAGDLQLHAGRTAADLRRDLLALDGVGPWTADYVTMRLLADPDILLDTDLVVRQGADLLGIDLSDTGRWAPWRSYLSMHLWKAALSERAAAPKRPARSARKTD encoded by the coding sequence GTGGATTGCGTGACGATCACGGCGTTGGACTTCGAGCAGTGCTATCGGGCGGTGTCGACGCGCGACTCGCGCTTCGACGGTCAGTTCTTCACGGCGGTGCGCACCACCGGAATCTATTGTCGCCCTTCGTGTCCGGCGATCACGCCGAAGCGGGCCAATGTCAGCTTCCTGCCGACGGCCGCGGCCGCGCAGCACGCGGGATACCGGGCGTGCCGCCGTTGCCTGCCGGATGCGGCGCCCGGCTCGCCGCTGTGGAACACCAGGGCCGATCTGGCCGCCCGCGCCATGCGGCTGATCGGCGACGGCGTCATCGAACGGGGCGGCGTGCCCGCGCTGGCCGCCACGCTCGGCTACTCCCAGCGCCAGCTCACCCGGGTGCTGACCACCGAGCTCGGGGCCGGACCGCTGGCGCTGGCCAGGGCGCACCGCGCGCACACCGCGCGGCTGCTCATCCAGACCACCGCCATGCCGATGTCGGATATCGCGTTCGCGGCGGGTTTCGCCAGCATCCGGCAGTTCAACGACACCGTGCGCGAGGTGTTCGCGGTCAGCCCGACCACCATGCGCAGCGAGGCGCAGCGCGCGCGCAAAGATCCGGCGCAGCCGACGCCGACGGCGAACGGCACACTGTCGCTTCGTCTTCCGTTCCGTGAGCCGCTGGATCGCGCGTGGCTGGAGTGGTTCCTCTCCGCGCACGTCGCGCCCGGCATGGAGTCCTGGGAAGACCGCGTCTACACCAGGAATCTGCGCACCCCGCACGGCCACGCGACGGCACGGATCGGCTTCCGCGGCGACCACGTACGCGCCGAACTCGCGCTGCACGACATGCGCGATCTGGCGCCGACCGTGGCGCGGCTGCGGCACCTGCTCGACCTGGACGCCGACCCGGTCGGCATCGACGAGGTGCTCGGCGCGACACCGCTCGGCGCACCGGCCGACGCGTTCGACACCGAGGACGCGCGGCGCCTCGCCACCGACACCCTGCCCGATATCGGCAGCGCACCGGCCTCCGACGGACCCGCCGCGCGCAACGGTCGCGGACGGCTGCTGTTCACCCCCGGCATCCGGGTGCCGGGTTGCTTGGACGGCCCGGAACTGTTGTTGCGCACCATGATCGGGCAGCAGATCTCGGTGTCGGCGGCGGCCACCCACACCGCGCGGCTGGTGGCGGCGCTGGGCGAACCGGTCGACGGGCCCGTGCCGCGACTGTTCCCCACGCCGGCCGTCATCGCCGAGCGGGGCGCCGAGGTGCTGACCGGTCCGGCGCGGCGAGTCCGCTCGATCATCGGCGCCGCCGCCGCGCTCGCCGCGGGAGATCTGCAACTACACGCCGGTCGCACCGCGGCGGACCTCCGCCGCGATCTGCTGGCACTGGACGGCGTCGGGCCGTGGACCGCCGACTACGTGACGATGCGGCTGCTGGCCGATCCCGATATCTTGCTCGACACCGACTTGGTCGTCCGGCAGGGCGCGGACCTGCTCGGCATCGACCTGAGCGATACCGGACGCTGGGCGCCGTGGCGCTCGTATCTGTCCATGCACCTGTGGAAGGCCGCGCTGAGCGAGCGCGCGGCCGCACCCAAGCGGCCTGCCCGCTCCGCACGCAAGACCGACTGA
- a CDS encoding YbdD/YjiX family protein produces MRAVVWWFDSILGGQDYQRYVAHLQRNHPDCPIPSERQYWRDRHAEADRSPTNRCC; encoded by the coding sequence GTGCGCGCGGTCGTCTGGTGGTTCGACTCGATTCTCGGCGGCCAGGACTACCAGCGCTATGTCGCGCACCTCCAGCGCAACCACCCGGACTGCCCCATCCCTAGCGAGCGCCAATACTGGCGCGACCGGCACGCCGAAGCCGACCGCAGCCCCACCAACCGCTGCTGCTGA